From a region of the Triticum aestivum cultivar Chinese Spring chromosome 7D, IWGSC CS RefSeq v2.1, whole genome shotgun sequence genome:
- the LOC123170506 gene encoding anthranilate O-methyltransferase 2 gives MKEGSGVRMVTGNGENSYAANSRLQERAILETRPVLHKAIEELCTSLSARRSTMVVADLGCSSGPNTLRVVCEVIGAVQFYTRKSEEERRAVEVQFFLNDLPGNDFNLVFRSLEQLEDLGGNETQPYYVAGLPGSYYRKLFPSRSVHFFHSSYSLMWRSKVPEELSRCTHVNEGNIYIGKTTPPIVIKLFQQQFKTDFELFLALRSRELVNGGRMLLTFLGRKSEEMMMHGDVSTLFELVAKSLQSLVLKGRVEKEKLDSFNLPYYAPSVKEMKALINETKLFDIEHVRLFESNWDPQDDSESDVVLDFASSGANVAKCIRAVLEPLIADHFGDDIIEELFVVYASIVAKHLEKAKAKYPIIVASLKKAIH, from the exons ATGAAGGAAGGGAGCGGCGTTCGCATGGTTACCGGCAACGGCGAAAACAGCTACGCCGCAAACTCCAGGCTCCAG GAGAGGGCCATTTTGGAGACAAGGCCGGTGCTTCACAAGGCCATAGAAGAGCTGTGCACGTCGCTCTCAGCCCGACGGAGCACGATGGTCGTCGCTGACCTCGGCTGCTCGTCGGGCCCGAACACTCTGCGTGTCGTCTGCGAGGTGATCGGCGCGGTCCAGTTCTACACTCGGAAATCGGAAGAAGAACGGCGCGCCGTGGAGGTGCAGTTCTTCTTGAATGACCTGCCGGGGAACGATTTCAACCTCGTCTTTCGGTCACTGGAGCAACTTGAAGATCTCGGCGGCAATGAGACGCAGCCCTACTATGTGGCGGGCCTGCCGGGATCCTACTACAGGAAGCTTTTCCCTTCTCGGAGCGTCCATTTCTTCCACTCGTCCTACTCCCTCATGTGGCGCTCTAAg GTCCCTGAGGAACTCTCAAGGTGCACTCACGTGAACGAAGGCAACATCTACATTGGAAAGACTACCCCACCTATTGTGATTAAGCTGTTCCAACAGCAATTCAAAACGGACTTTGAGTTGTTCCTTGCACTGCGCTCCAGAGAGCTTGTCAACGGAGGCCGAATGTTGCTAACATTTCTTGGAAGAAAGAGTGAAGAGATGATGATGCACGGGGATGTTAGCACCTTATTTGAATTGGTTGCCAAATCTCTCCAGTCTCTGGTCCTAAAG GGCCGTGTGGAGAAGGAGAAGCTGGACTCATTCAACCTGCCATACTACGCTCCATCGGTGAAAGAGATGAAGGCGTTGATCAATGAGACTAAGCTCTTTGATATCGAGCATGTCAGACTCTTTGAATCCAACTGGGATCCTCAGGACGACTCGGAAAGTGATGTGGTACTAGACTTTGCTAGCAGCGGGGCAAATGTGGCCAAGTGCATAAGGGCCGTGTTGGAGCCACTGATAGCAGACCACTTTGGAGATGACATTATTGAGGAGCTATTCGTGGTGTATGCTTCTATCGTTGCAAAGCATCTCGAGAAAGCGAAGGCAAAGTACCCCATCATCGTGGCATCCTTGAAGAAGGCCATCCATTGA